The alpha proteobacterium U9-1i genome includes a region encoding these proteins:
- a CDS encoding hypothetical protein (FIG00482126), with the protein MTTMAPGTTRDRRSASRGGQKPGWIVIARHGQPDADRTVKLTSSQYADWWSAYDRTGLKAGETPPECLLHYGRDADVVFASTLPRAMRTAEAAAPGKQIITDPVFVEAPLPPPPIPGLRTPELWGAWARVSWWFGRHDGQESRQQAELRAEAAAATLVSRALRGENVLLCAHGWFNRMMRPVLRAQGWREIENKGDKYWSHRRYEYEKVK; encoded by the coding sequence ATGACGACCATGGCGCCTGGTACGACGCGTGATCGCCGTTCCGCTTCGCGGGGAGGCCAAAAGCCGGGCTGGATTGTCATCGCCCGGCATGGCCAGCCCGATGCGGACCGCACCGTGAAACTGACATCGAGCCAATACGCCGATTGGTGGTCGGCGTATGACCGCACCGGTTTGAAGGCGGGCGAAACGCCGCCGGAGTGCCTTTTGCACTACGGTCGCGACGCGGACGTCGTGTTCGCCTCGACGCTGCCGCGCGCGATGCGCACTGCGGAAGCCGCTGCGCCTGGCAAGCAGATCATTACCGACCCTGTGTTCGTTGAGGCGCCGCTGCCGCCGCCGCCAATTCCGGGATTGCGCACGCCGGAACTCTGGGGCGCGTGGGCGCGCGTTTCGTGGTGGTTTGGCCGCCATGATGGCCAGGAAAGCCGCCAACAGGCCGAACTCCGGGCTGAGGCCGCCGCCGCCACGCTCGTCTCGCGCGCGCTCCGCGGCGAAAACGTGCTGCTGTGCGCCCATGGCTGGTTCAATCGGATGATGCGCCCGGTGCTGCGCGCTCAAGGTTGGCGCGAAATCGAGAATAAGGGGGACAAATACTGGTCCCACCGGCGCTACGAGTACGAGAAAGTGAAATGA
- a CDS encoding exodeoxyribonuclease VII small subunit — protein MSPNALDPAQMSFEEALAELEKIVAQLERGDVPLADSIRIYKRGAALRARCEGQLKDAQLEVDQIVMGPDGPRTEPARLGK, from the coding sequence ATGAGCCCCAACGCCCTCGATCCAGCCCAAATGAGCTTCGAAGAAGCCTTGGCGGAGTTGGAAAAAATCGTCGCCCAGTTGGAGCGGGGCGATGTGCCGCTGGCGGATTCGATTCGTATCTATAAGCGTGGCGCGGCTTTGCGCGCGCGCTGCGAAGGCCAGCTAAAAGACGCCCAACTCGAAGTCGACCAGATCGTCATGGGCCCCGACGGGCCCCGCACCGAGCCCGCACGGCTCGGCAAATAA
- a CDS encoding protein secretion chaperonin CsaA, translated as MSDDPKSNARLPLISMEDFLKVDIRLGTIVDVKVFEEAKKAAYQLWIDFGDPLGVKKSSAQVVQNYDLGELLGRRVAAVVNFEPKQIGKFMSEVLCLGFPDRNGDVVLLNVDRPALSGGRMY; from the coding sequence ATGTCAGACGATCCAAAATCCAATGCGCGGTTACCGCTCATTTCGATGGAGGACTTCCTCAAGGTGGATATCCGCCTGGGCACGATCGTCGATGTGAAAGTGTTCGAGGAGGCCAAGAAGGCCGCCTACCAGCTCTGGATCGATTTCGGCGATCCGTTGGGCGTGAAGAAATCGAGCGCGCAGGTCGTGCAGAATTATGATCTGGGCGAATTGCTCGGGCGCCGCGTGGCCGCCGTCGTGAACTTCGAGCCAAAGCAGATCGGCAAGTTCATGAGCGAAGTGCTTTGCCTCGGTTTCCCGGATCGAAACGGCGACGTGGTTCTGCTCAACGTCGATCGCCCAGCGCTCAGCGGCGGCCGGATGTATTGA
- a CDS encoding Fe-S oxidoreductase — MASVVIIHAAEDALPARALAEKLRGAKLTPVLEKYGADVRDAAKGAKVAIALWSPRSVGSATLIEDVAQVAKAKVIQASMQNASPPQQFSADKLFNLTGWRGEDDFRPWRELADEVTAKAGVSPLPPPAARGASTFFQPGRVNADGAPAAGAKPPPQARQTAQAPRAAQAPRAAPPPRPAPAPRAERSAPRDEPAEKKSSPIGLIAIVLIVLAALGGGGYWYMNQSQGSQAAAGAWDEVAKNDAGAIRAFIAGEPGEFRDEAEAALAELDQQTFDAAQEADSIEAFEAFLDEFPESENAIAARGRIAELRANPPVDPNALPVEGETAPVEALPADPDLVPPTAAPEPQGETGPATLTPPSEPAPATP; from the coding sequence ATGGCATCGGTGGTGATCATCCACGCTGCTGAGGACGCGCTGCCGGCCCGTGCGCTGGCGGAAAAGCTGCGCGGCGCGAAGCTGACGCCGGTGCTCGAGAAATACGGCGCCGATGTTCGCGACGCGGCAAAGGGCGCGAAGGTCGCCATTGCCCTGTGGTCGCCCCGCTCGGTCGGCTCAGCGACATTGATTGAGGATGTCGCGCAAGTTGCGAAGGCCAAAGTCATCCAGGCCAGCATGCAGAACGCCTCACCGCCTCAGCAATTCAGCGCGGACAAATTGTTCAATCTCACCGGCTGGCGCGGCGAAGACGATTTCCGTCCGTGGCGCGAACTCGCCGACGAAGTGACGGCGAAAGCCGGGGTCTCGCCGTTGCCGCCCCCAGCCGCGCGTGGCGCAAGCACATTTTTCCAACCAGGCCGCGTCAATGCTGATGGCGCGCCTGCCGCTGGCGCAAAGCCACCTCCGCAAGCGAGACAGACCGCACAAGCGCCCCGCGCAGCCCAAGCGCCACGCGCCGCGCCGCCACCGCGTCCGGCGCCTGCGCCGCGTGCAGAGCGCAGCGCCCCGCGCGATGAGCCCGCGGAAAAGAAAAGCAGCCCAATCGGCTTGATCGCGATCGTCCTCATCGTGCTCGCTGCGCTTGGCGGCGGCGGCTATTGGTACATGAACCAGTCACAGGGTTCGCAAGCAGCCGCAGGCGCGTGGGACGAAGTAGCGAAGAACGACGCCGGCGCCATCCGGGCGTTCATCGCCGGCGAGCCTGGCGAATTCCGCGACGAAGCCGAGGCGGCCTTGGCCGAACTCGATCAACAAACCTTCGACGCGGCGCAAGAAGCTGATTCCATCGAAGCGTTTGAAGCGTTCCTGGATGAGTTTCCGGAGAGCGAAAACGCAATCGCCGCGCGTGGGCGCATCGCTGAACTGCGCGCCAACCCGCCCGTCGATCCAAATGCGCTGCCTGTCGAGGGTGAAACGGCGCCGGTGGAAGCGCTGCCGGCCGATCCGGACCTCGTGCCGCCGACAGCGGCGCCAGAGCCTCAAGGCGAAACCGGCCCGGCGACGCTCACGCCGCCAAGCGAGCCCGCGCCGGCAACGCCCTAA
- a CDS encoding octaprenyl diphosphate synthase has translation MPDLQSRLKAVADRMNIALDALLPPVQGPEARLMEAMRYSALDGGKRLRPFFTLEAGAMLDADESALLRAACAIECVHTYSLIHDDLPCMDDDDLRRGRPTLHRAFDEATAVLAGDALQTFAFELLADPATHPDPQMRCKLIAGLAKASGAQGMVAGQAADMAGAEIGSDLIAVTRMNRLKTGCLINFSIDAATLIAAAGDEERVALSRYAHDVGLTFQMVDDLLDAEGAVRDTGKAVGKDRDRGKVNFVTVMGIEATRERVGMLASQAKRHLATFGPRARVLLDAVDFIVERRY, from the coding sequence ATGCCCGACCTCCAATCCCGGCTGAAGGCCGTCGCCGACCGCATGAACATCGCGCTCGATGCGCTGCTGCCGCCCGTGCAAGGGCCCGAGGCGCGTTTGATGGAGGCGATGCGTTACTCAGCGCTCGACGGGGGCAAACGCCTGCGGCCGTTTTTCACGCTGGAAGCCGGCGCCATGCTCGACGCCGATGAAAGCGCGTTGTTGCGCGCTGCTTGCGCGATCGAGTGCGTGCACACGTATTCGCTGATCCACGACGATCTGCCGTGCATGGACGATGATGATTTGCGCCGCGGCCGCCCGACTTTGCACCGCGCCTTCGATGAGGCGACTGCCGTGCTTGCCGGCGACGCGTTGCAGACGTTCGCGTTCGAATTACTGGCCGATCCCGCAACTCATCCGGATCCGCAGATGCGGTGCAAACTCATCGCCGGCCTCGCCAAGGCTTCCGGCGCCCAGGGCATGGTGGCGGGCCAAGCCGCTGATATGGCCGGCGCCGAGATCGGTTCGGACTTGATCGCAGTGACCCGCATGAATCGTCTGAAAACCGGGTGCCTGATCAATTTCTCCATCGACGCCGCGACTTTGATTGCAGCGGCCGGCGATGAAGAGCGCGTCGCGCTTTCACGCTACGCCCACGATGTCGGCCTCACCTTCCAAATGGTCGATGATTTACTCGACGCTGAAGGCGCCGTGCGCGACACCGGCAAGGCCGTCGGCAAGGACCGTGACCGCGGTAAGGTGAACTTTGTAACCGTGATGGGCATCGAAGCGACGCGCGAGCGCGTGGGCATGTTAGCGTCGCAGGCCAAACGTCACCTCGCCACCTTTGGCCCGCGCGCGCGTGTGCTCCTCGACGCCGTCGATTTTATCGTCGAGCGGCGTTACTAG
- a CDS encoding glutathione peroxidase family protein gives MTLTAIPLKRIDGAADSLAAHKGKVLLIVNVASKCGLTPQYEGLEKLYEAKRADGLEVLGFPANNFKGQEPGTDAEIADFCKLTYDVKFPMFSKVSVVGEDQHPLYAALTRAQPNAIGEGPMRARLDGFKIPTNAAPDVLWNFEKFVVGRNGDVVARFAPDVAAEDPRLVEVLDAELAKTA, from the coding sequence ATGACCCTCACCGCCATTCCGTTGAAGCGCATCGACGGCGCCGCCGACAGCCTCGCCGCCCACAAAGGCAAGGTGCTGCTGATCGTCAATGTCGCGTCCAAGTGCGGGCTGACGCCGCAATATGAGGGGCTGGAGAAGCTTTACGAAGCCAAGCGCGCCGACGGGCTCGAAGTGCTGGGGTTTCCCGCGAACAATTTCAAAGGCCAGGAGCCGGGCACGGACGCAGAGATCGCTGATTTCTGCAAGCTGACCTATGACGTGAAGTTCCCAATGTTCTCGAAAGTGTCGGTGGTTGGCGAAGACCAACACCCGCTCTACGCGGCGCTGACGCGCGCGCAGCCCAACGCCATCGGCGAAGGACCGATGCGCGCGCGCCTCGACGGCTTCAAAATCCCAACAAACGCCGCGCCCGATGTGCTCTGGAATTTCGAGAAATTCGTCGTCGGCCGTAATGGCGACGTGGTCGCGCGTTTCGCGCCGGACGTCGCCGCCGAAGATCCGCGTCTGGTCGAAGTCCTCGATGCGGAACTGGCGAAGACCGCCTAG
- a CDS encoding 1-deoxy-D-xylulose 5-phosphate synthase: MAPVTPLLDRISDPADLRQVPETQLRQVADEVRQEMISAVSVTGGHLGAGLGVVELTVALHYVFNTPRDVLIWDVGHQAYPHKILTGRRDRIRTLRSGGGLSGFTKRAESEYDPFGAAHAATSISAALGFCAARDQRGDDNHVIAVIGDGSMSAGMAYEAMNNAAEATKRLIVILNDNDMSIAPPVGGMSSYLARLAATKTYRRIRKAAKTVAEHLPAPIHDVAKKAEEYARTMVTGGTFFEELGFHYLGPFDGHDLDTIVPILKNAREYDDRPVLIHVVTKKGKGYAPAENAADKYHGVSKFNVVTGEQAKGASAPSYTKVFAQSLIHEAEKDDKIVAITAAMPSGTGLDLFGQTFPHRTFDVGIAEQHAVTFAAGLAADGMKPFAAIYSTFLQRGYDQVVHDVAIQRLPVRFAMDRAGLVGADGPTHAGSFDVGFLGALPGFVVMAAGDANELSRMVATCAAIDDAPSAVRYPRGDAAGVLGADAHTPLEIGKGRVLREGTKVALVNFGARLQECEKAADKLAAMGLSTTLADARFAKPLDEDLIARLAREHEVLLTIEEGAMGGFGAFVLHFLAKSGGLDRGLKIRTLTLPDVFQDQDKPELMYVEAGLDADAIAGAALTALGRGVNEVRA; encoded by the coding sequence ATGGCGCCCGTTACTCCGCTTCTCGACCGCATCAGCGACCCGGCCGACCTACGCCAGGTCCCCGAGACCCAGCTTCGCCAAGTCGCAGACGAAGTGCGCCAGGAGATGATCAGCGCGGTGTCCGTTACGGGTGGGCACCTCGGCGCGGGGCTCGGCGTGGTCGAGCTGACGGTGGCGCTCCATTACGTCTTCAACACCCCGCGCGACGTGCTGATCTGGGACGTTGGCCACCAGGCCTATCCGCACAAAATCCTCACCGGCCGGCGTGATCGTATCCGCACCTTGCGCAGTGGCGGCGGGCTCAGCGGCTTCACCAAGCGCGCCGAGAGCGAATACGATCCCTTCGGCGCCGCTCACGCCGCGACGTCGATCAGCGCAGCGCTGGGCTTTTGCGCGGCGCGCGATCAGCGCGGCGACGACAATCACGTCATCGCCGTGATCGGCGACGGCTCAATGTCGGCGGGCATGGCCTATGAGGCGATGAACAACGCTGCCGAGGCCACCAAGCGGCTCATCGTCATCCTCAACGACAACGACATGAGCATTGCCCCGCCCGTTGGCGGCATGAGCTCCTATCTCGCGCGCCTTGCGGCGACCAAAACCTATCGCCGCATCCGCAAAGCCGCGAAAACCGTGGCCGAGCATCTGCCGGCGCCGATCCATGACGTCGCCAAGAAGGCCGAGGAATACGCGCGCACCATGGTGACGGGTGGGACGTTCTTCGAGGAGCTTGGTTTCCACTATCTCGGGCCGTTCGATGGCCACGACCTCGATACGATCGTGCCGATCTTGAAGAACGCGCGCGAGTATGACGATCGCCCGGTGCTGATCCACGTCGTCACCAAGAAGGGCAAAGGCTACGCGCCGGCCGAGAACGCCGCCGACAAATATCACGGCGTTTCCAAGTTCAACGTCGTCACCGGCGAACAGGCCAAGGGCGCAAGTGCGCCGAGCTACACCAAAGTGTTCGCGCAGAGCCTGATCCATGAAGCCGAGAAGGACGACAAGATCGTCGCCATCACAGCGGCGATGCCGTCCGGCACGGGGCTTGATCTGTTCGGCCAGACATTTCCACACCGCACGTTCGATGTCGGCATCGCCGAGCAGCACGCGGTGACCTTCGCGGCCGGCCTCGCGGCCGACGGCATGAAGCCGTTTGCGGCGATTTACTCAACCTTTCTGCAACGTGGCTACGACCAGGTCGTCCACGACGTGGCGATCCAGCGTCTGCCGGTGCGCTTCGCGATGGACCGCGCCGGCCTCGTCGGCGCCGACGGGCCGACGCATGCGGGCAGCTTTGACGTCGGCTTCCTCGGCGCGCTGCCGGGCTTCGTAGTGATGGCCGCGGGAGACGCCAACGAACTCTCGCGCATGGTCGCCACGTGTGCTGCGATCGACGACGCCCCGAGCGCGGTGCGTTATCCGCGCGGCGATGCCGCCGGCGTGCTGGGCGCCGACGCGCACACGCCGCTGGAGATCGGCAAAGGCCGGGTGCTGCGCGAAGGCACGAAGGTCGCGCTGGTGAATTTCGGCGCGCGCCTGCAGGAATGTGAGAAGGCCGCCGACAAACTCGCCGCCATGGGCCTTTCCACCACGCTCGCCGACGCGCGCTTCGCAAAGCCGCTCGACGAAGATCTGATCGCCCGCCTCGCGCGCGAACACGAAGTGCTGCTCACGATCGAAGAGGGCGCCATGGGCGGCTTCGGCGCCTTCGTGCTGCACTTCCTGGCGAAAAGCGGCGGCCTCGATCGCGGCTTGAAGATACGCACGCTCACGCTGCCGGACGTGTTCCAGGATCAGGACAAGCCTGAGCTGATGTACGTGGAAGCTGGCTTGGACGCTGACGCGATTGCCGGGGCCGCACTGACGGCGCTGGGGCGCGGGGTGAATGAGGTGCGGGCTTAG
- a CDS encoding chromosome (plasmid) partitioning protein ParA, which yields MADFDNDLAATVTYLASAFGAGFTAGYATANFLRTKTSPREATEPPEIKHGTLKDPSNAAIWERRDPIDPVHPRSVPNGGKPIVCIANMKGGVGKTTLTANLAAYFAVKQKKRVLLIDFDYQGSLTTMCLSAAGITTLSQKSQALIQATSVDAALSMPENLRPALPNVDIFTSYYDLAAIETDQMVAWLTGAIKDTRFHLSTILQSAAFQSKYDIVLIDAPPRFTTSSINALCACTHLLIPTKMDNLSTEAVVYFAKDIERMKAKLFPSIRLLGVVPTLTNQEGLSTRENATRQRLMAVLREILGTVDMDMKDQHVPTRTIIEEVAGTDIAYLTKGAPGREPKRIFDRLGDAVFSRL from the coding sequence ATGGCGGATTTCGACAACGACCTCGCGGCCACAGTTACGTATTTGGCGAGCGCTTTTGGCGCCGGCTTCACGGCCGGATACGCAACCGCCAACTTCCTACGCACCAAGACCTCACCGCGAGAGGCAACTGAACCTCCAGAGATCAAGCACGGCACACTGAAAGACCCGAGCAACGCGGCCATTTGGGAACGACGCGATCCCATTGATCCCGTCCACCCGAGGTCGGTCCCCAACGGTGGAAAGCCGATCGTCTGCATTGCAAACATGAAAGGCGGCGTTGGAAAAACAACGCTCACCGCAAACCTCGCCGCGTACTTCGCGGTGAAACAAAAGAAGCGCGTCCTTCTAATCGACTTTGACTATCAAGGGTCGCTCACCACGATGTGCTTGTCGGCAGCGGGCATCACTACCCTTTCACAAAAATCTCAGGCGCTCATTCAGGCCACATCAGTCGACGCGGCGCTCAGCATGCCTGAAAACTTGCGCCCTGCCTTGCCCAACGTCGACATCTTCACTTCGTACTACGACCTCGCCGCGATCGAGACTGACCAAATGGTTGCTTGGCTGACCGGAGCCATCAAAGACACGCGGTTTCACCTGTCCACGATTCTGCAGAGCGCGGCATTTCAGTCGAAGTACGACATTGTGCTGATTGATGCCCCACCACGTTTCACGACAAGCTCAATCAACGCTCTGTGTGCATGTACACATCTGCTCATTCCAACGAAGATGGACAATCTGTCGACAGAGGCAGTCGTGTATTTCGCCAAGGACATTGAGCGGATGAAGGCGAAGCTGTTCCCTAGCATCCGGCTGCTCGGCGTCGTTCCAACGCTGACGAACCAAGAGGGGCTATCGACGCGCGAAAATGCCACTCGCCAGCGACTGATGGCCGTACTACGCGAAATTCTCGGAACGGTGGATATGGACATGAAGGATCAGCATGTCCCCACTCGAACGATCATAGAAGAGGTCGCCGGTACAGACATCGCATACCTTACAAAGGGCGCGCCTGGACGAGAGCCGAAGCGAATCTTTGATAGATTAGGCGATGCGGTCTTCAGTAGGCTCTGA
- a CDS encoding histone acetyltransferase HPA2, translating to MIIRDLAASDRAQWDALWAGYLAFYNTTLDPAVSDVTFQRFHDPAEPMFAFVAEREGVLLGFVHCVLHRGTWSIGDFCYLEDLFVAPETRGLGVGRALIEAVYARADAHRCSRVYWLTHESNPARKLYDQVARNLGFIQYRR from the coding sequence ATGATCATCCGCGACCTCGCTGCTTCCGACCGCGCCCAATGGGATGCGCTTTGGGCGGGGTATCTGGCGTTTTACAACACGACGCTCGATCCGGCGGTGAGCGACGTTACGTTTCAGCGCTTCCATGATCCGGCCGAGCCCATGTTCGCGTTTGTCGCCGAGCGAGAGGGCGTGCTGCTTGGCTTCGTGCATTGTGTTTTGCATCGCGGCACGTGGAGCATTGGCGATTTCTGTTACCTCGAAGACCTGTTCGTGGCGCCGGAGACGCGCGGGCTCGGCGTGGGGCGCGCTTTGATCGAAGCGGTGTACGCGCGCGCCGACGCGCATCGATGCTCCCGCGTCTATTGGCTCACGCACGAGAGCAATCCTGCCCGGAAGCTCTACGACCAAGTCGCGCGCAATTTGGGGTTCATCCAGTATCGGCGCTGA
- a CDS encoding NADP-dependent isocitrate dehydrogenase encodes MAKIKVDNPVVELDGDEMTRIIWKLIKDRLIHPYLDIDLKYYDLGVEHRDATEDKVTVEAANAIKQYGVGVKCATITPDEQRVEEFKLKKMWKSPNGTIRNILGGVIFREPIICKNVPRLVPGWTKPIVVGRHAFGDQYKATDFLFPGKGTLSIKFVGEDGKTIEHEVFQAPGAGVAMAMYNLDESIKEFARSSFMYGLMKGWPVYLSTKNTILKAYDGRFKDIFQAVFDAEFKDQFAARKLTYEHRLIDDMVASALKWSGGFVWACKNYDGDVQSDTVAQGFGSLGLMTSVLLTPDGKTLESEAAHGTVTRHYRQHQKGEPTSTNSVASIFAWTRGLAHRGKLDGNQKLIDYALLMEKITVDTVEAGQMTKDLALLVGDKQSWLTTEGFLDAVGDNLDNAMAKA; translated from the coding sequence ATGGCCAAGATCAAGGTGGACAATCCGGTTGTTGAACTGGACGGCGACGAGATGACTCGGATCATCTGGAAGCTGATCAAAGACCGCCTGATCCACCCCTATCTCGACATCGACCTCAAATATTACGATCTCGGCGTCGAGCACCGCGACGCGACGGAAGACAAAGTAACTGTCGAGGCCGCCAACGCCATCAAGCAATACGGCGTCGGCGTGAAGTGCGCGACGATCACCCCGGACGAGCAGCGGGTTGAAGAATTCAAGCTCAAGAAAATGTGGAAGAGCCCCAACGGCACCATCCGCAACATCCTGGGCGGCGTGATCTTCCGCGAGCCGATCATTTGCAAGAACGTGCCGCGCCTCGTGCCGGGCTGGACCAAGCCTATCGTCGTCGGCCGTCACGCGTTCGGCGATCAGTACAAAGCCACCGACTTCTTGTTCCCCGGCAAGGGCACGCTCTCGATCAAGTTCGTCGGCGAGGACGGCAAGACCATCGAACACGAAGTGTTTCAAGCCCCCGGCGCGGGCGTGGCGATGGCGATGTACAACCTTGATGAAAGCATCAAGGAATTCGCGCGCTCCTCGTTCATGTACGGGCTGATGAAGGGCTGGCCGGTTTATCTCTCGACCAAGAACACGATCCTCAAAGCTTATGACGGGCGCTTCAAGGACATCTTCCAGGCGGTCTTCGACGCCGAGTTCAAGGACCAGTTCGCCGCCCGCAAGCTCACCTATGAGCACCGCTTGATCGACGACATGGTGGCCTCGGCGCTAAAATGGTCCGGCGGCTTTGTGTGGGCGTGCAAGAATTACGACGGCGACGTGCAATCCGACACCGTCGCGCAAGGCTTCGGCTCGCTCGGCCTCATGACCTCCGTGCTGCTGACGCCGGACGGCAAGACGCTTGAATCTGAAGCCGCGCACGGCACCGTGACGCGCCATTATCGCCAGCACCAAAAGGGTGAGCCCACCAGCACGAACTCGGTCGCCTCGATCTTCGCCTGGACGCGCGGCCTGGCGCATCGCGGCAAGCTCGACGGCAATCAGAAGCTCATCGACTACGCGCTGCTGATGGAAAAAATCACCGTCGACACCGTCGAAGCCGGCCAGATGACCAAGGATCTCGCCCTCCTCGTCGGCGACAAACAAAGCTGGCTCACCACCGAAGGCTTCCTCGACGCCGTCGGCGACAATCTCGACAACGCCATGGCGAAGGCTTGA
- a CDS encoding tRNA:Cm32/Um32 methyltransferase, whose protein sequence is MTRARNMPPPIEEAWPAICLVRPQMGENIGAVARVMLNFGLTSLRLVAPRDRWPNPKAVAVAVGADRVLEQARVEWKLEDALADATLVVAATARPRGMQKPVWGPREAAEKLRAAVAAGERPVVMFGPEAHGMESDEIARAEAILTLPVNPGFASLNLANAVAVFAFACAEARQQGATPSWFGEFDPPASHEELENLFQHLEQELERGRFFHPLDKAPLMKRNLRAPFLRARLSGQEAQTLRGVIKALTIGRGGRKIADSGD, encoded by the coding sequence ATGACCCGCGCGCGAAACATGCCGCCGCCGATTGAAGAGGCTTGGCCGGCCATCTGCCTGGTGCGTCCGCAGATGGGCGAGAACATCGGCGCGGTGGCGCGGGTGATGCTGAATTTCGGGCTGACGTCGCTTCGGCTTGTGGCGCCGCGCGACCGCTGGCCCAACCCGAAGGCCGTCGCTGTCGCCGTGGGCGCTGACCGGGTGCTGGAGCAAGCGCGCGTTGAGTGGAAGCTCGAAGACGCCTTGGCTGACGCCACGCTCGTGGTCGCCGCAACGGCGCGTCCGCGCGGGATGCAAAAACCGGTCTGGGGCCCTCGCGAGGCGGCCGAGAAGCTGCGCGCCGCGGTAGCTGCGGGCGAGCGGCCGGTGGTGATGTTCGGCCCGGAGGCCCACGGCATGGAAAGCGATGAAATCGCCCGCGCCGAAGCGATCCTGACGCTGCCCGTCAACCCGGGGTTCGCCTCGCTCAACCTGGCAAACGCAGTCGCGGTGTTCGCGTTTGCTTGCGCAGAGGCGCGTCAACAGGGTGCGACGCCGTCATGGTTCGGCGAATTCGATCCGCCGGCATCGCATGAAGAATTGGAGAACTTGTTCCAGCACTTGGAGCAAGAGCTTGAGCGGGGACGCTTTTTCCATCCGCTCGACAAGGCGCCATTGATGAAGCGCAACCTGCGTGCGCCGTTCTTGCGCGCGCGTTTGTCAGGCCAGGAAGCGCAGACGCTGCGCGGCGTCATCAAAGCGCTGACGATTGGCCGCGGCGGCCGCAAAATCGCCGACAGCGGTGATTGA
- a CDS encoding lactoylglutathione lyase: MIRVKLTSIMVSNQDRARAFYTEKLGFKVKHDIPLGGANWLTLVAPDDPNGVELLLEPITVKETVTLQHNLYVGNVPITQLHTDDIRREYERMVAKGVVFKAPPAPMGPTYYADFDDTCGNLVRLVQG; the protein is encoded by the coding sequence ATGATCAGAGTCAAACTGACCTCAATCATGGTGTCCAACCAAGACCGTGCGCGCGCCTTCTACACCGAGAAGCTTGGCTTCAAGGTCAAACACGACATTCCGCTTGGCGGTGCGAACTGGCTGACCTTAGTTGCGCCAGATGATCCCAACGGCGTGGAGCTGCTGCTGGAACCCATCACCGTGAAAGAAACGGTGACGCTTCAGCACAACCTATATGTCGGCAATGTCCCCATCACCCAGCTTCACACTGACGATATCCGTCGCGAGTACGAAAGAATGGTCGCCAAAGGCGTGGTGTTCAAGGCGCCGCCGGCGCCGATGGGACCGACCTACTACGCTGATTTCGACGACACATGCGGCAACCTCGTGCGCCTCGTCCAAGGCTAA